Proteins co-encoded in one Echeneis naucrates chromosome 22, fEcheNa1.1, whole genome shotgun sequence genomic window:
- the osr1 gene encoding protein odd-skipped-related 1: protein MTAMGSKTLPAPVPLHPSLQLANYSFLQSSTGLQVPADHFHSIYSFSALHAIHLHQWTLGYPPLALPRCTISKLPAHFSSMASIPIFPHLLQPKAASSELLYSSKNKPRFDFANLAAAATQDDYMKVEDLSMSSAAVAVQASSHQSPSAGLGCLLDMTKLSSPERKSNRGRLPSKTKKEFVCKFCGRHFTKSYNLLIHERTHTDERPYTCDICHKAFRRQDHLRDHRYIHSKEKPFKCQECGKGFCQSRTLAVHKTLHMQVKEQKPTKLK, encoded by the exons ATGACAGCCATGGGGAGCAAGACTCTGCCAGCTCCAGttcccctccacccctccctccagCTGGCCAACTACTCTTTCCTCCAGAGCTCCACCGGCCTCCAGGTTCCCGCTGACCATTTCCACAGCATTTATAGTTTCAGCGCCTTGCATGCAATCCACCTCCATCAATGGACCCTCGGCTACCCACCACTGGCTCTGCCCCGCTGCACCATTTCCAAGCTGCCAGCTCATTTTTCCTCAATGGCCTCCATCCCCATATTCCCTCACCTGTTGCAACCCAAGGCGGCCTCATCAGAGCTTCTGTATAGCTCCAAGAATAAACCCCGCTTTGACTTTGCCAAccttgcagcagcagccacccAGGATGATTACATGAAGGTAGAGGACCTGAGCATGTCGAGTGCTGCTGTTGCAGTACAGGCCTCATCTCACCAGTCACCTTCAGCTGGCCTGGGATGTCTCCTGGATATGACCAAACTCTCCTCACCAGAGCGCAAGTCTAACCGTGGTCGCCTGCCTTCCAAAACCAAGAAAGAGTTTGTCTGCAAGTTCTGTGGCCGCCATTTCACTAAATCATACAACCTTCTGATCCatgagaggacacacacagacgaaaGGCCGTACACCTGTGACATCTGTCACAAGGCTTTCAGAAGACAAGACCACCTCCGGGACCACAG GTACATCCACTCCAAAGAAAAGCCCTTCAAATGTCAGGAATGTGGTAAAGGCTTCTGTCAATCCAGGACTCTGGCTGTCCACAAAACATTACACATGCAGGTCAAGGAACAGAAGCCAACCAAGCTCAAGTGA